The Faecalibacterium sp. I3-3-33 DNA window CAGACGCAGACTGTTTGCCAGTGCGCTGCGGCTCTTGCCCAGCTTGCGGGCGGCCTGCTCCTGTGTCAGGTCGCAGCGGGTCATCAGCTCCCGGATACCGGCAGCTTCTTCCACCGGGTCCAGATCCTCGCGCTGTAAATTTTCCACCAGCGCCAGCTCCATGGCCTGCTCGTCGGACACATCCTTAATGACCACCGGCACCTCGGTAAGACCCGCCATGCGGGAGGCACGCCAGCGGCGCTCGCCTGCCACGATGCTGTAACCGCCCATGGGTCTTGGCCGCACCGCGATGGGCTGCAATAAGCCGTGCTCGGCGATGCTGGCAGCCAGCTCACTGAGGGTCTCCTGCTCAAAGGTCTTGCGGGGCTGGTCGGGGTCCGGCTCGATCTCGCGCAGAGGCAGGGTCTCCACCGCTGCGTGCTCTGACTCAAAGACCGGTGCTGCGTCCTCAAACAGACTGTCCAGCCCGCGCCCGAGCCCTCCTTTTCCTCTTGCCATTGTTTACCTTGTTCCCCCTGTTTTAATCTTCCAGAGCGTTTTTCGCCGGCTCTGCGGCGGGTGCAGCCTTTGCGCGGGACTTCTTAGGTTCCTGCGGGCGGTTGTGCTTGACGAATTCGATGGCCAAGTCCATGTAGGCTTCGCTGCCCTTGCCCTTGGGCTCGTAGAAATTGATGGGCTGGCCGTAGCTGGGCGCTTCCGAAATGCGGATGGAGCGCGGGATGGTGGTCTTGTACACCTTGGAGCCGAAGTATTTCTGCACCTGCTCCACCACCTGCACGGTCAGGTTGTACCGCAGCGAGAACATGGTGAACACCACGCCCTCGATATCCAGATACGGATTATACTTTTTGCGGATGGTCTTGAGGGTGCTGATGAGCTCCGACAAGCCTTCCAGCGCATAGTATTCGCACTGCACTGGGATGAGCACACTGTCGCAGGCGCTCAGGCCGTTGAGGGTGAGCAGGTCCAGACTGGGCGGGCAGTCGATAAAGATGAAGTCGTAGTCCTTCTGCACCTCGGCCAGCGCCTTGCGCAGACGCCCTTCGCGGCCGGGCAGGTCGATCATTTCCAGACTGGCACCCGCCAGACGGGTGTTGGAGCCGATGACGTCGGTGCGGTATTCGGTGTGCCGGATGGCCTGCGCCGCCGTTGCCTTGCCGATAAGCACCTCATAAGTGCCCGCCTCTACGCTGCGCTTTGGGATGCCATAGCCGGTGGTGGTGTTGCCCTGCGGGTCGAGATCTACGATAAGCACCTTTTTGCCCAGTGCCGCTACGCAGGACGAAAGGTTGACGGCGGTGGTGGTCTTGCCCACTCCGCCCTTCTGGTTTGCGATCGCTACAATTTTTGCCACGCGCTTTTCTTCCTCCCGGGGAAAGATTTGTTCCACATGGAACACGCAGTCGTGCCCGCCGGTTTCCCCGTCCGACAGGCACCTTGGCTTCTAGTATAACACATCCAAATTGCTTTTTGAACCATCTGGAGCGTTTTTGGGCTGGATTTTTAACTTTTGAGGTCAGAAAAGTGGAAAAGCCGCACGATTCTGGGTTGCAAACAAACAATTTGGAATGCCCTCCGTTTCACTCTGGGCATATTCAGCGGAAAAATTATTTTTAATTTCGCGTTTGTCGCGCTCTGCGGAGCGC harbors:
- a CDS encoding ParB/RepB/Spo0J family partition protein, with the protein product MARGKGGLGRGLDSLFEDAAPVFESEHAAVETLPLREIEPDPDQPRKTFEQETLSELAASIAEHGLLQPIAVRPRPMGGYSIVAGERRWRASRMAGLTEVPVVIKDVSDEQAMELALVENLQREDLDPVEEAAGIRELMTRCDLTQEQAARKLGKSRSALANSLRLLNLPETVLELLKSGFINTGHAKVVLGLPTPELQAEAAQIIADNQLNVRQAEALCKKMAKPAKEPREPAPRGTLPVEVEESLKQVLGSEVNVAYHGGKGKLTVHFYSDEQLRAFANLLGQYQMETE
- a CDS encoding ParA family protein translates to MAKIVAIANQKGGVGKTTTAVNLSSCVAALGKKVLIVDLDPQGNTTTGYGIPKRSVEAGTYEVLIGKATAAQAIRHTEYRTDVIGSNTRLAGASLEMIDLPGREGRLRKALAEVQKDYDFIFIDCPPSLDLLTLNGLSACDSVLIPVQCEYYALEGLSELISTLKTIRKKYNPYLDIEGVVFTMFSLRYNLTVQVVEQVQKYFGSKVYKTTIPRSIRISEAPSYGQPINFYEPKGKGSEAYMDLAIEFVKHNRPQEPKKSRAKAAPAAEPAKNALED